The Papaver somniferum cultivar HN1 chromosome 3, ASM357369v1, whole genome shotgun sequence genome includes a region encoding these proteins:
- the LOC113355445 gene encoding receptor-like protein kinase 2: protein MSIPRSRRSRWYSRHHHYNSHFYSSPTTTTRTPPALQLLLVVALISLHHGIQPVESSTSISTSTNHESLLLLSWIQTSSSSSVTSSLNWNPQDANPCNWTYITCSPPPQNTVTGINIQSLPLNLPFPSVFSSLGSLESLIISDSNLTGTIPSDIGNFVSLKTLDLSSNGLVGIIPSSIGKLKKLQDLVLNSNQLTGRIPAEVCECESLENLVVFDNRLSGNLPSEIGKLENLQVVRAGGNKDIDGNIPDSVGDCKDLTVLGLADTKISGSLPASLGRLKNLQTLSVYTTMISGEIPPEIGNCTELVNLYLYENSLSGALPRELGKLGKSEKILLWQNNFVGSIPEEIGSCSKLKMIDFSLNFLSGSIPSSIGKLLELEELMLSDNNISGSIPSVLSNAVNLMQLQLDTNQISGLIPPELGLLSKLNVFFAWQNHLEGSIPSTLATCSDLQALDLSHNFLTGSVPAGLFQLRNLTKLLLISNDISGAIPHEVGDCSSLVRLRLGDNRIGGEIPKEIGRLVNLNFLDLSANHLVGSVPDEIGNCTGLQMVDLSNNSLSGTLPSSLSSIAGLHVLDVSLNRFVGNIPSSFGKLGSLNKLILGKNSFSGPIPESLGQCSNLQLLDLSSNSLSGGIPAELGQIEALSIALNLSGNALSGTIPNEISDLNKLAVLDISHNNLAGDLKPLAPLENLVSLNISFNNFTGYLPDSKLFHQLSETELGGNQGLCSWGHRSCFISNAAGMDSARKSAIRSRRLKLAIALLITLTVAMLILGTMAVIRARKVVRHDDESELGAGDPWPWQFTPFQKLNFSVDQVLRCLIETNVIGKGCSGMVYKAEMDNGEVIAVKKLWPTTVHTPNNNNNDACGGVGGGVRDSFSAEVKTLGSIRHKNIVRFLGCCWNRSTRLLMYDYMPNGSLGSLLHERSGSCLEWDSRYQIVLGAAQGLAYLHHDCVPPIVHRDIKANNILIGLEFEPYIADFGLAKLVDDGDYARSSNTVAGSYGYIAPEYGYSRKITEKSDVYSYGVVVMEVLTGKQPIDPTIPDGLHLVDWVRQKRGGIEVLDQRLRARPESEVEEMMQALGVALLCVSPIPEERPAMKDVAAMLKEIRHEREEYAKVDALLLKGSPATTTTTTTTNNEHRRHEKGAPTSSASASLPGSQGQSNNTSFSASLLLYSSSSIAKNGFK, encoded by the exons ATGTCGATTCCGAGGTCGAGGCGGTCGAGGTGGTACTCGAGGCACCACCATTACAACTCTCACTTCTACTCAtctccaacaacaacaactagAACTCCTCCTGCTCTTCAACTCCTACTGGTAGTAGCATTAATTTCACTTCATCATGGAATCCAACCAGTTGAGTCTTCTACTTCTATATCTACCAGTACTAATCATGAATCACTTCTGCTTCTTTCATGGATacaaacttcatcatcatcatctgttaCTTCATCACTAAACTGGAATCCTCAAGATGCAAACCCATGTAACTGGACATACATAACATGTTCACCACCACCACAAAACACTGTCACTGGTATAAACATTCAATCACTCCCTTTAAATCTTCCATTTCCTTCTGTCTTCTCTTCGCTTGGTTCTCTTGAATCGTTAATCATTTCAGACTCAAATCTCACTGGAACTATCCCTTCTGATATTGGTAACTTTGTTTCACTTAAAACACTTGATCTTAGCTCAAATGGGTTAGTTGGTATTATACCATCTTCCATTGGTAAGCTCAAGAAGTtacaagatttggttttgaactcCAATCAACTCACTGGGAGAATCCCAGCGGAGGTTTGTGAGTGTGAAAGTCTTGAGAATCTTGTTGTGTTTGATAATCGTCTCAGTGGGAATCTTCCCAGTGAGATCGGGAAGCTCGAAAATCTTCAGGTTGTTCGTGCCGGTGGGAATAAAGATATTGACGGCAATATACCAGACAGTGTGGGTGATTGTAAGGATTTAACAGTTCTAGGTCTTGCGGATACGAAAATTTCAGGTTCTTTGCCAGCTTCATTGGGTAGACTCAAGAATCTCCAGACATTGTCAGTCTACACGACTATGATTTCAGGGGAGATTCCGCCGGAGATCGGTAACTGCACTGAGCTTGTCAATCTTTATCTGTATGAGAACAGTCTGTCAGGTGCACTTCCGCGAGAACTCGGTAAGCTTggcaagtcagagaagattttactTTGGCAGAATAATTTTGTTGGTTCTATTCCTGAAGAGATTGGTAGTTGTAGTAAACTCAAAATGATTGATTTTTCACTTAATTTTCTTTCTGGGAGTATACCTTCATCTATTGGTAAATTGTTAGAACTCGAAGAACTAATGCTTAGTGATAACAATATATCGGGATCGATACCTTCGGTTCTTTCGAATGCTGTTAATCTAATGCAGTTGCAGCTTGACACTAATCAGATTTCGGGTTTGATACCACCTGAACTTGGGTTGTTGTCAAAGCTTAATGTTTTCTTTGCATGGCAGAATCATTTAGAAGGAAGTATTCCTTCTACATTGGCTACTTGTAGTGACCTTCAAGCTTTAGATTTGTCACACAATTTTCTCACTGGAAGTGTTCCGGCTGGCCTATTTCAATTGCGCAATCTGACGAAGCTTCTCTTAATTTCAAATGATATTTCTGGTGCAATACCACATGAAGTTGGTGATTGCAGTTCCTTAGTTCGGCTTCGGCTTGGAGATAACAGAATTGGAGGAGAGATTCCGAAGGAAATTGGGAGACTAGTGAACCTTAACTTCCTCGACTTGTCTGCGAATCATTTGGTGGGTTCTGTTCCTGACGAGATTGGAAATTGCACAGGATTGCAAATGGTGGATCTTAGTAACAACTCGCTCAGTGGGacgctgccttcttctttatcatctataGCCGGATTACATGTATTAGATGTTTCTCTCAATCGTTTTGTGGGTAACATTCCGTCGAGTTTTGGGAAGCTTGGTTCATTGAATAAGCTCATCCTTGGCAAGAATTCGTTTTCCGGACCAATACCTGAATCGCTCGGACAGTGTTCAAACTTGCAACTGCTTGATTTGAGCAGCAACAGTTTGTCTGGTGGAATACCTGCTGAATTAGGCCAGATTGAGGCCCTCAGCATTGCACTTAATTTGAGCGGAAATGCGCTTTCAGGAACCATCCCAAATGAAATATCCGATCTTAATAAGCTCGCAGTGCTTGACATATCACACAATAACCTTGCAGGAGATTTAAAACCGCTCGCGCCACTGGAAAATCTTGTCTCGTTGAATATTTCCTTCAATAATTTCACTGGCTATCTCCCAGATAGCAAGCTATTCCATCAATTGTCTGAAACAGAACTAGGTGGAAATCAAGGTCTTTGTTCTTGGGGGCACAGGTCATGTTTCATAAGCAATGCTGCTGGGATGGATTCAGCGAGAAAAAGTGCTATCCGGTCTAGAAGATTGAAGCTAGCAATTGCCTTACTGATCACATTAACAGTGGCAATGTTAATTTTAGGAACCATGGCAGTGATTCGAGCACGGAAAGTTGTTAGGCATGACGATGAATCTGAACTGGGTGCAGGAGATCCATGGCCGTGGCAATTCACTCCATTCCAAAAGCTTAACTTCTCAGTAGACCAAGTACTGAGATGCCTAATCGAAACTAATGTGATTGGAAAAGGGTGTTCTGGAATGGTTTATAAAGCAGAAATGGATAACGGTGAAGTGATTGCAGTGAAGAAATTATGGCCAACAACAGTGCATACACCtaataacaacaacaacgacGCCTGCGGTGGTGTTGGAGGAGGTGTTCGAGATTCTTTCTCAGCTGAGGTAAAGACTCTTGGTTCTATAAGGCATAAGAACATTGTCAGATTCTTGGGTTGCTGTTGGAATCGAAGTACAAGGCTACTCATGTACGATTACATGCCGAATGGGAGCTTGGGTAGTTTACTTCATGAGAGGAGTGGAAGCTGCTTGGAGTGGGACTCCAGGTACCAGATTGTTCTTGGTGCAGCGCAAGGCCTGGCTTACCTGCACCATGATTGTGTCCCTCCCATTGTTCATAGAGACATCAAGGCCAATAACATCCTTATTGGTCTTGAGTTTGAACCATATATTGCAGATTTTGGACTTGCCAAACTTGTCGATGATGGTGATTATGCTCGTTCTTCAAATACTGTTGCTGGATCCTATGGATACATTGCTCCAG AATATGGGTACAGCAGGAAAATAACCGAGAAGAGTGATGTATACAGTTATGGTGTTGTTGTAATGGAAGTGTTAACTGGAAAACAACCGATTGACCCGACGATACCTGACGGTCTTCACCTGGTGGATTGGGTGAGACAAAAGAGAGGGGGAATTGAGGTCCTTGATCAGAGATTACGTGCAAGACCAGAATCCGAGGTAGAAGAGATGATGCAAGCGTTGGGTGTAGCATTACTATGCGTTAGCCCTATACCAGAAGAGAGACCTGCAATGAAAGATGTAGCCGCCATGCTCAAGGAAATAAGACACGAGAGAGAAGAGTATGCTAAAGTTGATGCACTTCTACTAAAGGGATCAcccgcaacaacaacaacgacgacGACTACTAATAATGAACACAGGCGACACGAGAAAGGAGCCCCAACGTCGTCAGCATCAGCATCATTGCCAGGTTCACAAGGGCAAAGTAATAATACAAGTTTTTCTGCATCATTGTTACTGTATTCGTCTTCCAGCATTGCTAAAAACGGTTTCAAATAA